The DNA region TCCGAAAAGATGTGGAACGGGCTTTTGGAGTTTTGCAAGCTCGATTTGCGATTGTCAAAAATCCGGCTCTTACAtgggacaaaaaaaagatagggAAGATTATGCGAGCATGTATCATAATACACAATATGATAGTCGAAAATGAACGCAATGGATACACTCGCATCGACATATCAGAATTTGAAGAAGGAAGTGTCACCAGAGGTTCACATGTGGAAACCCAAACCGACATGCCTACAAATCTCCATAACATATTTGTCAATTAGAACGAGAAAGAACTTCGGGATAGGCGTATACATGAACCACTGAAAAAAGATTTAATTGAGCATATTTGGAACAAATTTGGTGATgaataattattgtatttttatgtataattattgtatttttatgtttaattattatattttattttatttcttggaataaatttttttaatttcacttttttaaaaaaaatatttttttattcctaAGGACTCCGAATTCGGAAACACCATTGGACACATTTTTTAAGACTAAGatccttaactattcaaaaaaaaaaaaaaaatactaaactaaTCCTAAGGATTCCACAATGGGTTACACCATTGTGGATGGTCTTAGCAAGCAATGGTTTCATTCATTCCTtggatatatttaaaaaattaaagaagagAAAGTACTTTCCTAAAAATAAAGGCGGGACCCCAACCAATTCGGCTCTTCGTTCCTACGCACGACAAGTTCTCCtaatctttctctctctccatgTTCTGTCTTTCTCTTTCCGCCATTTTTCCgatcaacttcttcttcttgtcgaTGCAATGACAACTCCACGATCGCCGGCGACAGATTTCTTCGGAATATCAAAGACAGCATGCAAAGCATACAAATCCATCGTCAAAAATTTGCATCCTCTCTCTTCTCATCGCAAAACCGACTCTCACTCCGACAACGATTCCGTACGTCTTCGCAGATCAAATGCTTTCTCTCTTCAAAATCGATCGAtcaattttacaaatatttgatttttattatcattaaaaagAAACTTTGATAATGTAatgaattttgatatatatttttttcagacAATCCACCAGAAATATCTAGAGGAGAAATTCGCGGAGGAGGATGATCTCATCGCTGCTCGGAGAGGTCTCCGTTTACAGAGCATGGACGATAGCTCCGTCTACAAACGTCGCTCTTCTCTCCTCTCGAAATCCAGCAGCCGCCGCAGCCACACGCCGCAAGCTCGACCGACCTACCTCTCCTCCGCCTCTTCCAACCGCCGCTCCGCTTTCTCCAGAACCACCAGCCGCAGAGACGACGGCGGAAGCAGCCACGGCGGAGGAGGCCGCGGATTCTCCCACGGCCTCAAATCTCGCCCCGTCTCCAACAACGCGAGCCCGATGACGTCGCCGTTCACGAGCCCGAGAGGGAAAGATCAGACCCTGGGCGATCTGTTCGGGTCCGCGCAGGGACTGACGTCTCCTACGACCTCTACCCCGTCTTCTCCCAAAACCATTTCAAAGAGCCGTAGCAAGAGAGATAAAGACAGCACGGCGTTTTCGAAGAGCACGAGCACGAGACGTGCGGGTGGATCGATGGGGAAGAGCGTGAGCAGGAGGAGCACGACGCCGATAGTTTTCTCGCAGTCGACACAGCCGAAAAAGCCGCCTGCTGTGGAGAAAAAGCTCGAGTGTACGTTGGAAGAGCTCTGCCATGGAGGAGTCAAGAACATCAAGATCACTAGGGACATCATAACCGATGAAGGGTTTGTCTCAGAACTCATTTTCTTTAACTTTTGTTAGGAGTTAGGTCTAGGGGATATAAGCACAATGCAATAAAACATTAGTATTtgtattcaaaaatttaaaaagtttttttttacatacGCATGAACtcttaaactatataaaaaaatatttaagttcttttttttttttttttagcaacaaaaaaaaaaaatatttaagttcttaaaaaaaatgtttgtagCTCTGAAATCTCAAATCTAGCTCTTAATTGTTGTGTTATGCCTTTGTCCATTCATTGTTGTTTTGTAATGAACAGGTTGATTaggaaacaagaagaaacgTTGAAAGTGAACATCAAACCAGGATGGAAGAAAGGGACCAAGATCACATTCGAAGGAGTAGGTAACGAGAAACCAGGGTACCTCCCTGAAGACATCACATTCGTGGTTGAAGAGAAGAGACATCCTCTGTTCAAAAGACGCGGTGATGATTTAGAGATTGCGGTGGAGATTCCACTGGTAAAGGCCTTAACGGGATGTAAACTCTCGGTGCCTTTGTTGAGTGGTGAGTCAATGTCGGTATCCGTAGGAGAAGTGATCTTTCATGGGTTTGAGAAGGCTATTAAAGGTCAAGGTTTGCCTAATGCTAAAGAAGAAGGTAAACGAGGTGACTTGAGGATCACGTTTCTAGTGAATTTTCCTAAAAAGTTGAGCGAAGAACAACGATCTATCGCATATGAGGTCTTGAAAGATTGTTCTTGGGCTTAAAAGATTGATAATATACGGGGTTCATGCCATTCAATTCatgtcttttttattttttcttctttgtatATAAGACTTACGAGTTGAGGGCTTGAGGCTTTATCATGTTTTTCTTAGAGGAAGCTGCTTTATGATTCTTGATGTGGATGATACAATTGTCGTCTTTTAGTTTATTGTCATTCTTATGAAGTCTAAAGCTTAAGGATTGCTTGGCATTCCTTGTGACTAATGTTTAGGTATTGCTTGATTGGTTACAAAAACTTGTTATACATATTAATGTACAGTATTCAGCTTTATGTTGGTAGACCGCATAGCACAGTGGATTAGCATTTGGTATATATCGATGTATTCAGTTTCATGTTCAAAGACCGCATAGCGCAGTGGATTAGCGCGTCTGACTTCGGATCAGAAGGTCGTGGGTTCGACTCCCACTGTGGTcgttatttttagtattttcttttttgtaaatgtcgttatttttagtattttgagaTATTTTCTATGCTTAGAGTTTTCTAGGAAATAGGAGCTGTGCAATAAACTCAAAGGAACACTAATCCCTTTACCGTTGATGTTTTTGATAGAAAGGCAAACATTGGCTAAAGAAGTAAATATTCATGAAGGAGTAACAGTGAACAACCATTGATATTCTTTGTCTGTACGTAGCTTTGAATCTCAATGGACAATGACAATATCTATATCCATAGTATTCAATATCACTACTAAAGACGTAGTGTTTCTTTAGCTCACATACATACAGATACATACATACAGATACAAGTTTATACATTACGTACTTACAACCGGGTgacaaagtaaaagaaaaacactCGTAAACAAAGCTGCCCAAACTCCATATAACATTTTACTTGCAATTAAAGAGTGGTCACATAAGTTTAAACTCCACTCCATTGACACATGGAAACAATCCAATAGAGCAGTTCTGATAATAAGATTTTTAGAAGTTGGTTGTGGTGTAGTGGTTGAAGGTGTCATCAGCAGGTAGGTTGGGCTTTAGGCGTCTAAAACCAACGGACCGGGCCTGGTTGAGACTTGAGAGAAGAACGATATAAATGCTAGAATGTAGATAAGAAACACGACCAGCACAGAGAAGGCTAGCAATCCTAAGAAAGTTTAGAGATTGTGTTAGGTTTCTAAATCTGCTGTACACCTAATGAATtcaattaatgaaaaaaaaaaagagctagAAAGATTCAGGATTCACCAAAAGTATAATAAAACGGGATGGGATATTTTGCGAATATGCGATCCGTGTAAACCGTGCTATTTTTATAGACATTGTTGCGAAAGTCTTGGTTTTTATCCATCTTGTATGCAATTCCGGCTAACGCAGCTATAACCTTAAAATTCTCAACAATGGGACGAAGTCAAGCGAAACAGAACCAGGTCAAgatatgagagagagagaagactcACAGGCTGCACAGCTAAGAACAACAAGAGCAAATCCCTGTTGGACATGAGCGCGAATTTTATCCGCCAGGAGTCGATACGATGACAGAGATCGACACGGAAGTGAAACTGAGCTTTGCAGATGGGGCAGTGAGAGGAAGAAAACCCTTTCTTGACCCATCGCCAACAATCGAAACACGAGCGATGCACGAACTGCCGAGTACCTCTGCACATACACGGGGATATCAGTTCATTCCCAACTATATCACTCCTATCATTTTTCCGACAGATACGACAGATAGGAGATGGAGCAGAATCTTCAGCCTTTATCTCCACGGAACTTCCTGCcgcggaagaagaagaagaagaagaagaagaagaagaagaagaagaagaagaagaagaaggagacatTCTCAGCGAAAGAGCGGGATCATTCCGTTTCTGCGAACCCATCGGCTGCAATTGTACTTCACCTTGCATCGTTGAGAGAGCCCAAACTGGAAAAGGTCAATttgagagagaaacagagaggcTTGATGAGATAAAAAGCTGAACCAAATCTAAAAGAAAACAgagataatataatttattaaaaaatatgggGTGGAACAGTCCACCTCGGAATGATTCAGTTATCATCTTGGGATACAcgtaacttctaatatcaaccATGCCAAAGTCAAACCGGGTTTTTATTATCAAATGGTGGAGGAACCGGTCGGTGAAGTCCAGCTTTTTCTGCATTAATAAAGTTTTAACGACTTGTAAGACTGCCGCACGAGAGGCATTAGCGAAGGCAATGAACAAAGAAAGAGAATACCGTTGGataagaagaagaggaaagttaaaacttaaaactgtATTATTCCTTCTCCATTTTTTCGCGGAAGAAACGTTTGCTGCCATTTTCCCGGGATATCTCCTCGCCGGAGATGGATGGAGCATGTGATGAAAAGAAGGGAGGGAGGTCTCTCGCGGAGACGCCAACTTACTCTGTTGATTCGGTTGTCACTATGTTAGTATTCGTTTGCCTTCTTGTAGAACACGCTATCCATAGATTCGGCAAGGTGAGGTTtagtttcttgttttgtttaaGGCTTTATGTCAACTAAGTGTTGTTGACATGCTCAGCCACTGATAATCAGTTATGCAATTAAGGTAACATAACACTAAACAATACAATGAATCCACACATTGCTACACATGGACTCGACAGATCCGACACCAAGCAAACTAGACTCTAATAAGAGGACCTAGACGCGCGTTCACAGACGTCCCACCTAATGGTACTGAAATATTTTTCTACTAATGAAAATATGTCAtacaataagaagaagaagatgtagaATTTTCTTTAGTCAAAGTTCATTAATAACTGCACACCATAAAATATGTCAAAATGCAAATTATACATATTATAGAGATAAAATGTTAAACGAGATATTCACACAACACAAACAAGGAATACAGCCGGATGTAAATCTCATATTCCTAAGAAATATTTTTCATGAAGATTGTAATAACTTAATTATCCTGccattaaaaatagaaaaatttggAGATTTTTGAACTCTCTACTTCAGGATTACTCAATAAACGAGATATTAACGATGATTTAACTAGAAGAACAAACAAGTTCCAAGTACCAGAAGgtaaaaatttacaatttatttatacattaattgtctaacaattattaatttttatcatttatacTTTCAGGTAAATTTTATCTAGTTGATTGTGGTTTTGTAAATCAAGTCAATTTTTTGGCTCCATTTCGTGGTGTTCGATACCATCTACAAGAATGGTCTAGCCAAGGACGTGATCCTAGCATTGCATCCGAATTATTCAATCTTCGTCATTCTAGTTTAAGAAATGTGATCGAAAAGATATTTGGAATGTTTAAATGTTTGCGATTTTTAAATCTCCACCTCCTTTTTCTTACAAAAACCAAGCTGGATTAGTATTAGCATGTGCAGCGTTGCATAGCTTCCTTCGTAAAGAATGCCAATCAGATGTTGGTGAATTTCCAGATGAAGTAGACACTCAACAATCTGCAACGACT from Raphanus sativus cultivar WK10039 unplaced genomic scaffold, ASM80110v3 Scaffold2630, whole genome shotgun sequence includes:
- the LOC108832438 gene encoding uncharacterized protein LOC108832438 translates to MTTPRSPATDFFGISKTACKAYKSIVKNLHPLSSHRKTDSHSDNDSTIHQKYLEEKFAEEDDLIAARRGLRLQSMDDSSVYKRRSSLLSKSSSRRSHTPQARPTYLSSASSNRRSAFSRTTSRRDDGGSSHGGGGRGFSHGLKSRPVSNNASPMTSPFTSPRGKDQTLGDLFGSAQGLTSPTTSTPSSPKTISKSRSKRDKDSTAFSKSTSTRRAGGSMGKSVSRRSTTPIVFSQSTQPKKPPAVEKKLECTLEELCHGGVKNIKITRDIITDEGLIRKQEETLKVNIKPGWKKGTKITFEGVGNEKPGYLPEDITFVVEEKRHPLFKRRGDDLEIAVEIPLVKALTGCKLSVPLLSGESMSVSVGEVIFHGFEKAIKGQGLPNAKEEGKRGDLRITFLVNFPKKLSEEQRSIAYEVLKDCSWA
- the LOC108832435 gene encoding uncharacterized protein LOC108832435; protein product: MQGEVQLQPMGSQKRNDPALSLRMSPSSSSSSSSSSSSSSSSSSAAGSSVEIKAEDSAPSPICRICRKNDRSDIVGNELISPCMCRGTRQFVHRSCFDCWRWVKKGFSSSHCPICKAQFHFRVDLCHRIDSWRIKFALMSNRDLLLLFLAVQPVSLLSLSYLDLVLFRLTSSHC